From Actinopolyspora lacussalsi, a single genomic window includes:
- a CDS encoding transcriptional regulator with XRE-family HTH domain (product_source=COG1396; cath_funfam=1.10.260.40; cog=COG1396; pfam=PF01381; smart=SM00530; superfamily=47413,51182): MEMVKVVGANLRAAREHRGLSLSEVARRADLGKGTLSELEAGQRNPTLETLYALATVLGVPLGLLLIAETESPTATTLVVRGTDHAELSGQAVDVRLVDRTGSGGQILEIYRIHVRAGKRYVSPAHRPRVVEQLLVHSGTLTTGPVSTPETLGPGDYISFDGGVDHVYEAPHTDVHGTLVMRYGEG, encoded by the coding sequence ATGGAGATGGTCAAGGTCGTCGGGGCGAACCTGCGTGCGGCGCGCGAGCATCGCGGCCTCTCGCTGTCCGAGGTCGCCCGTCGTGCCGATCTCGGCAAGGGGACCCTGTCCGAACTCGAGGCCGGGCAGCGCAACCCGACACTGGAAACCCTCTACGCCCTGGCCACGGTGCTCGGTGTCCCGCTGGGCCTGCTGCTGATAGCGGAAACCGAATCCCCGACGGCGACAACGCTGGTCGTACGAGGGACCGATCACGCCGAGCTATCCGGACAGGCGGTCGACGTACGACTGGTCGACCGGACAGGCAGTGGTGGTCAGATCCTGGAGATCTACCGAATCCACGTGCGAGCCGGGAAGCGTTACGTCTCCCCCGCCCACCGCCCCAGGGTCGTCGAACAGCTCCTGGTGCACTCCGGAACACTGACAACCGGCCCGGTGTCGACCCCCGAAACGCTCGGGCCCGGCGACTACATCAGCTTCGACGGGGGCGTGGACCACGTCTACGAGGCGCCTCACACCGATGTGCACGGCACACTCGTCATGCGCTACGGGGAAGGTTGA
- a CDS encoding hypothetical protein (product_source=Hypo-rule applied; pfam=PF04686; superfamily=53335) has product MRNDHVTLRSTAVFDLLAPQTPAVPVQVELRYDTRDPYAVVAAFRTGRAGWVEWVFARDLLADGLIAHAGEGDVAIRPAADDPEVVVIELSSPSGHAVFEASAQELADFLDRTYDVVVPGNEGLWVSIDEAITRLLPHDLS; this is encoded by the coding sequence ATGCGTAACGATCATGTGACCCTTCGTTCGACAGCGGTGTTCGATCTGCTTGCCCCGCAGACGCCCGCCGTTCCGGTTCAGGTGGAGCTGCGGTACGACACTCGGGATCCCTACGCCGTCGTCGCGGCGTTCCGCACCGGCCGTGCCGGCTGGGTCGAGTGGGTGTTCGCCCGTGATCTGCTGGCCGACGGATTGATCGCGCACGCGGGCGAGGGCGATGTGGCGATCAGGCCCGCCGCCGACGACCCCGAGGTCGTGGTGATCGAGCTGAGCTCACCCTCGGGACACGCCGTGTTCGAGGCGTCCGCCCAAGAGCTGGCGGACTTCCTGGATCGCACCTACGACGTGGTGGTGCCGGGCAACGAGGGACTCTGGGTCAGTATCGACGAGGCGATCACGAGGCTGCTGCCGCACGACCTCTCGTGA
- a CDS encoding hypothetical protein (product_source=Hypo-rule applied; superfamily=51621; transmembrane_helix_parts=Inside_1_6,TMhelix_7_29,Outside_30_33,TMhelix_34_53,Inside_54_85), with product MRNYAVHLICHLLVVLAGLAGGIATGLWLFDGNAAAGWLALLALVVALGVLALQAGHLRRERASAAPRGSRDSRGRRTLPEPGTR from the coding sequence GTGCGGAACTACGCGGTCCACCTGATCTGCCATCTGCTCGTCGTGCTGGCCGGGCTCGCCGGTGGGATCGCGACCGGGCTGTGGTTGTTCGACGGCAACGCCGCCGCGGGATGGTTGGCACTGCTGGCACTGGTCGTGGCGCTGGGGGTGCTGGCACTGCAGGCGGGCCACCTCCGGCGCGAACGAGCTTCCGCCGCGCCGCGTGGCTCACGTGACTCACGGGGACGCCGCACCCTGCCGGAACCGGGAACGCGCTGA
- a CDS encoding F420-dependent oxidoreductase-like protein (product_source=TIGR03559; cath_funfam=3.20.20.30; cog=COG2141; pfam=PF00296; superfamily=51679; tigrfam=TIGR03559) has product MRIGMPLNYSGGFKETVDELVDYEKAGLDIVYVPEAYSFDAVSQLGFIAARTERLEIASGILQVYTRTPTLTAMTAAGLDFVSGGRFTLGIGASGPQVIEGFHGLPYKAPLGRTRELVEICRKVWRREKVTHEGKHYNIPLPAEEGTGLGKPLKLVNHPVRERIPIMIAAIGPKNVAMTAEIAEAWEPIFYVPEKAAEVWGDSLAEGRAKRDATLPELDTVVQAPLAIGEDLDELLDSMRPMLALYIGGMGAKGKNFYNNLARRYGYEAEAERIQDLYLDGKKDEAAAAVPRELLTKTSLIGPESHVRERIAAFRESGVTTLNVTPLAGSAAERTALIERVRHLADEA; this is encoded by the coding sequence ATGCGGATCGGGATGCCGCTGAACTACAGCGGGGGATTCAAGGAGACGGTCGACGAGCTGGTCGACTACGAGAAGGCCGGACTGGACATCGTCTACGTTCCGGAGGCGTACTCGTTCGACGCGGTCAGCCAGTTGGGGTTCATCGCGGCGCGCACCGAACGCCTGGAGATCGCTTCCGGCATTCTGCAGGTCTACACCAGGACACCGACGCTCACCGCCATGACCGCGGCCGGACTGGACTTCGTCTCGGGCGGACGGTTCACGCTGGGCATCGGCGCCTCCGGACCACAGGTGATCGAGGGCTTCCACGGGCTGCCCTACAAGGCACCGCTGGGACGCACCCGGGAACTGGTCGAGATCTGCCGCAAGGTGTGGCGGCGGGAGAAGGTCACCCACGAGGGCAAGCACTACAACATTCCCCTGCCAGCCGAAGAGGGCACGGGCCTCGGCAAACCACTCAAGCTGGTCAACCACCCGGTCCGGGAACGGATCCCGATCATGATCGCGGCGATCGGCCCCAAGAACGTGGCGATGACCGCGGAGATCGCCGAGGCGTGGGAACCGATCTTCTACGTCCCGGAGAAGGCCGCCGAGGTGTGGGGGGACTCGCTGGCCGAGGGCCGCGCGAAGCGGGACGCCACACTGCCGGAGCTGGACACGGTGGTACAGGCACCACTGGCCATCGGTGAGGACCTGGACGAGCTGCTCGACTCGATGCGGCCGATGCTGGCGCTCTACATCGGCGGCATGGGCGCCAAGGGAAAGAACTTCTACAACAACCTGGCCCGGCGCTACGGCTACGAGGCCGAGGCGGAACGAATCCAGGACCTCTACCTGGACGGCAAGAAGGACGAGGCGGCAGCGGCGGTGCCCCGCGAGCTGCTGACCAAGACCTCGCTGATCGGACCGGAGAGCCATGTGCGCGAGCGCATCGCCGCGTTCCGCGAGTCGGGCGTGACCACCCTGAACGTGACGCCGTTGGCGGGCAGCGCCGCCGAGCGCACCGCGCTGATCGAGCGGGTGCGCCACCTCGCGGACGAGGCCTGA
- a CDS encoding putative membrane protein (product_source=KO:K08972; cog=COG1950; ko=KO:K08972; pfam=PF04020; superfamily=56918; transmembrane_helix_parts=Inside_1_1,TMhelix_2_24,Outside_25_33,TMhelix_34_56,Inside_57_64,TMhelix_65_87,Outside_88_101,TMhelix_102_124,Inside_125_132), producing MALVVHILITAVAVWVTTALPGIALGDQGGGTDGVATQALTLLVVAVVFGIVNVVLKPVAKTLGCLLYILTLGLFGLVVNALLFWLTSWIAGNLDLPFHVDGFWPAFWGAIIVTVVSSALHGLVRRATSFGD from the coding sequence GTGGCGCTCGTAGTGCACATACTTATCACCGCCGTGGCGGTCTGGGTGACCACGGCACTGCCCGGGATCGCGCTGGGCGACCAAGGGGGAGGAACCGATGGTGTGGCCACCCAGGCGTTGACACTGCTCGTCGTGGCCGTGGTGTTCGGCATCGTCAACGTGGTGCTCAAGCCGGTCGCCAAGACATTGGGGTGTCTGCTCTACATCCTCACTCTCGGGTTGTTCGGGCTGGTGGTCAACGCGCTGTTGTTCTGGCTGACCAGCTGGATAGCCGGGAACCTCGATCTCCCGTTCCACGTCGACGGTTTCTGGCCCGCCTTCTGGGGGGCGATCATCGTCACCGTTGTCAGCAGTGCGCTGCACGGACTGGTACGCCGGGCCACCTCGTTCGGCGACTGA
- a CDS encoding hypothetical protein (product_source=Hypo-rule applied), whose amino-acid sequence MRPAPEIVAAGDDSEIGDRSENFAPYGGR is encoded by the coding sequence GTGCGTCCGGCCCCGGAGATCGTCGCGGCCGGTGATGATTCCGAGATCGGTGACCGTTCCGAGAACTTCGCTCCCTACGGCGGGCGGTAG
- a CDS encoding putative dehydrogenase (product_source=COG0673; cath_funfam=3.30.360.10,3.40.50.720; cog=COG0673; pfam=PF01408,PF02894; superfamily=51735) gives MDSEGRFRVGLFGYGLAGSAFHAPLIAAQPRLRLDAVVTSSGQRAEQVASQYPDTHVHSDATELFRRAEELDLVVIATPNSSHAELAARALDAGVPVVVDKPFTPTAEEARELISRAEDRGVPLTVFQNRRWDNDMLTVRELLDSDSLGRVHRFESRFERWVPEAKDSWRDQGGPGEAGGVLYDLGSHLIDQALCLFGDVESVYAEMDTIRPDVAADDDTFVALRHTGGQHSHLWVSKLAAQQGPRFRVLGDRAAFTKYGLDPQEAALRQGSLPDEPGWGEEPRENWGSIGVGPETRPWPSRPGRYQDFYAGVVRTLDSGVAPPVDPADALRGLEVIEAARRSAGDGSVVTLPRTR, from the coding sequence GATTCGGAGGGACGATTTCGGGTCGGTCTGTTCGGTTACGGTCTGGCGGGCTCCGCCTTTCACGCCCCGCTCATCGCGGCGCAGCCGCGATTGCGGCTGGATGCCGTGGTCACATCCAGCGGGCAACGGGCGGAGCAGGTGGCGTCACAGTACCCGGACACCCACGTGCACTCCGATGCCACGGAGCTGTTCCGGCGGGCGGAGGAACTGGATCTCGTCGTAATCGCCACTCCGAACAGCAGCCACGCTGAACTGGCCGCGCGTGCGCTCGACGCCGGAGTTCCGGTCGTGGTCGACAAGCCGTTCACCCCCACAGCGGAAGAGGCCAGGGAACTGATCTCGCGTGCCGAGGACCGCGGGGTGCCCCTGACCGTCTTCCAGAACCGTCGCTGGGACAACGACATGCTCACCGTTCGGGAACTCCTCGACTCCGACTCGCTGGGACGGGTGCATCGGTTCGAGTCCCGGTTCGAACGCTGGGTTCCCGAGGCCAAGGACTCCTGGCGCGATCAGGGAGGTCCGGGCGAGGCCGGTGGTGTGCTCTACGACCTGGGCAGCCATCTCATCGATCAGGCACTGTGTCTGTTCGGCGACGTCGAATCCGTCTACGCGGAGATGGACACCATTCGGCCCGACGTGGCCGCCGATGACGACACCTTCGTGGCGCTGCGGCACACCGGTGGTCAGCACAGTCACCTCTGGGTGAGCAAACTCGCCGCCCAGCAGGGGCCACGGTTTCGGGTCCTGGGAGATCGAGCGGCGTTCACCAAGTACGGACTGGATCCGCAGGAGGCGGCACTGCGGCAGGGGAGTCTTCCCGACGAGCCTGGGTGGGGCGAGGAACCGAGGGAGAACTGGGGCTCGATCGGTGTCGGCCCCGAGACCCGTCCCTGGCCCAGCAGGCCCGGCCGCTATCAGGACTTCTACGCCGGAGTCGTGCGAACACTGGACTCGGGGGTCGCCCCGCCGGTCGATCCGGCCGACGCACTGCGGGGACTCGAAGTGATCGAGGCGGCACGCCGTTCGGCCGGTGACGGTTCGGTGGTCACGCTTCCTCGGACACGGTGA
- a CDS encoding putative cupin superfamily sugar epimerase/uncharacterized protein (DUF952 family) (product_source=COG3542/COG3502; cog=COG3502,COG3542; ko=KO:K09705; pfam=PF06108,PF06172; superfamily=51182,56399): protein MNTSTLFHLLPSGSYHSSPEEAIGADSLERNGFVHCSPDPETTLAVANTLYRSAEEQLVLLELDATALSAPVRWEPPTPAPPEGVTSETLFPHVYGPLDRAAVRGVRYARRDTDGRFVSFEARGATAELLDLLPHPEGGWYRRTWTCATTARPPDRGPRPSATAIHYLLPAGERSRWHRVESDELWMWHAGPALLLHGAGDGAEPADRTETVTLGADLAAGQLPQSLVPARSWQCAENTGDADILVSCVVSPGFDFADFRMI from the coding sequence GTGAATACGTCGACCTTGTTCCACCTGCTTCCCTCGGGGTCCTACCACTCGAGCCCGGAGGAGGCCATCGGCGCGGACTCACTGGAGCGAAATGGGTTCGTGCACTGCTCACCGGATCCGGAGACGACCTTGGCCGTGGCCAACACGCTCTACCGTTCCGCCGAGGAGCAGCTGGTGCTGCTCGAACTCGACGCCACGGCGTTGTCCGCGCCCGTACGCTGGGAACCTCCCACACCGGCACCCCCGGAAGGCGTGACGTCGGAAACCCTGTTCCCCCACGTCTACGGCCCACTGGACCGGGCGGCGGTGCGTGGAGTGCGCTACGCGCGGCGGGACACCGACGGGCGTTTCGTCTCGTTCGAAGCCAGGGGTGCCACCGCCGAACTGCTGGATCTGCTGCCGCACCCGGAGGGCGGCTGGTACCGGCGCACCTGGACCTGCGCCACGACCGCTCGTCCACCGGATCGTGGTCCACGCCCCAGCGCGACGGCGATCCACTACCTGCTGCCCGCCGGGGAACGCTCGCGGTGGCACCGGGTCGAGTCGGACGAGTTGTGGATGTGGCACGCGGGGCCGGCGCTGCTGTTGCACGGCGCGGGCGACGGTGCGGAGCCGGCGGACCGGACGGAGACGGTCACGCTGGGGGCCGACCTGGCGGCGGGCCAGCTGCCCCAGTCACTTGTTCCCGCCCGCAGCTGGCAGTGTGCCGAGAACACCGGGGACGCCGACATCCTGGTCAGTTGCGTGGTATCGCCCGGCTTCGACTTCGCGGACTTCCGAATGATCTGA
- a CDS encoding uncharacterized protein (TIGR02611 family) (product_source=TIGR02611; cog=COG0841; pfam=PF09656; superfamily=81340; tigrfam=TIGR02611; transmembrane_helix_parts=Inside_1_21,TMhelix_22_44,Outside_45_48,TMhelix_49_71,Inside_72_91,TMhelix_92_114,Outside_115_136) encodes MHRLRERFRARRERIRARPALNTLYRFGLGLLGGVVLLLGIVMIPYPGPGWLCVFAGLGLLATEFAWARHVNMFAKHHYQRWVRWLSRQHPATRLAVMTATGLIVVATLWLIGAFDLVGDFLGLQWSWLASPLFQA; translated from the coding sequence GTGCACCGCTTACGGGAGCGCTTCCGCGCGCGCCGGGAGCGAATACGCGCCAGACCGGCGCTGAACACCCTCTACCGTTTCGGCCTGGGACTGCTCGGCGGGGTAGTGCTCCTGCTGGGCATAGTGATGATTCCCTATCCGGGCCCCGGGTGGCTGTGCGTGTTCGCGGGCCTGGGACTGCTCGCGACGGAATTCGCCTGGGCGCGACACGTGAACATGTTCGCCAAGCACCACTACCAACGCTGGGTCCGCTGGCTGTCCCGGCAGCATCCGGCGACAAGACTGGCGGTGATGACGGCCACCGGACTCATAGTGGTGGCCACCCTCTGGCTCATCGGCGCTTTTGACCTGGTCGGAGACTTCCTCGGTCTGCAGTGGAGCTGGCTGGCCTCCCCCCTGTTCCAGGCGTGA
- a CDS encoding phosphoglycerate dehydrogenase-like enzyme (product_source=COG0111; cath_funfam=3.40.50.720; cog=COG0111; pfam=PF00389,PF02826; superfamily=51735) — translation MRADSTPDRDGSAVEDLTASADTTVRIAVLDDYQHVAREFGDWHTLPANTEVTVFDEHIADPAELVRGLEPFHVIAAMRERTAFPSEVLRALPNLKLLVTTGMGNAAIDTAAAAELGVTVCGTGNGMRAGADWSTTSELTWGLILAVARAIPREDRAVRTGGWQHTVGKDLAGATLGVLGLGRVGAQVATVGRAFGMEVLAFSENLTAERARQAGARAVDKRELFAASDVVTVHTKLGERTRGLVGRAELDLLGPDSILVNTSRGPIVDERELLSALHEGRIGGAGIDVFEREPLPEDDPWRHAPRTVLTPHIGYVSENTYRAFFTETVEDIRQFLAGTPVRVLNAD, via the coding sequence ATGCGAGCCGACAGCACACCAGACCGGGACGGTTCCGCCGTCGAGGACCTCACCGCGAGTGCGGACACCACTGTCAGGATCGCCGTCCTCGACGACTATCAGCACGTCGCCCGCGAGTTCGGTGACTGGCACACCCTGCCCGCGAACACCGAGGTGACCGTGTTCGACGAGCACATCGCTGATCCGGCGGAACTGGTACGCGGGCTCGAACCGTTCCACGTGATCGCGGCGATGCGGGAACGGACCGCCTTCCCCTCGGAAGTGCTGCGAGCGTTGCCGAACCTGAAGCTGCTGGTAACCACCGGTATGGGAAACGCGGCCATCGACACGGCGGCAGCGGCCGAACTGGGTGTGACGGTGTGCGGTACCGGTAACGGCATGCGAGCCGGAGCCGACTGGAGCACCACCTCGGAACTCACGTGGGGGTTGATCCTGGCGGTGGCCAGAGCGATCCCGAGGGAGGACCGGGCCGTGCGTACCGGTGGCTGGCAGCACACCGTCGGCAAGGACCTCGCGGGCGCCACGCTCGGCGTCCTCGGGCTGGGACGCGTCGGTGCGCAGGTCGCCACGGTGGGACGTGCGTTCGGCATGGAGGTACTCGCCTTCAGCGAGAACCTCACCGCGGAGCGTGCTCGGCAGGCGGGTGCCAGGGCCGTGGACAAGCGGGAGCTGTTCGCCGCTTCCGATGTGGTCACCGTGCACACCAAACTCGGTGAGCGAACCCGCGGACTCGTGGGGCGCGCCGAGCTCGACCTGCTGGGACCGGACTCCATACTGGTCAACACCTCCCGCGGCCCGATCGTCGACGAGCGGGAGCTGCTTTCCGCGTTGCACGAGGGGCGTATCGGCGGGGCCGGGATCGATGTCTTCGAGCGCGAGCCGCTCCCCGAGGACGATCCGTGGCGCCACGCGCCTCGCACGGTGCTGACTCCACACATCGGTTACGTCTCGGAGAACACCTATCGGGCGTTCTTCACCGAAACGGTCGAGGACATCCGGCAGTTTCTGGCGGGCACACCGGTACGGGTGCTCAACGCGGACTGA
- a CDS encoding hypothetical protein (product_source=Hypo-rule applied; superfamily=109854), which translates to MSLPWLLPFAPHTLRGEITMSRGTTAIPSVVLTTQHAGHAGILRETLDGRTST; encoded by the coding sequence ATGTCCCTCCCGTGGTTGCTGCCGTTCGCACCGCACACGCTACGCGGAGAGATCACGATGTCCCGAGGCACCACGGCGATTCCCTCGGTCGTGCTAACCACCCAGCACGCCGGGCACGCGGGCATCCTGCGCGAAACGCTCGACGGACGAACCTCGACCTGA
- a CDS encoding benzoate membrane transport protein (product_source=KO:K05782; cog=COG3135; ko=KO:K05782; pfam=PF03594; tigrfam=TIGR00843; transmembrane_helix_parts=Outside_1_27,TMhelix_28_50,Inside_51_74,TMhelix_75_97,Outside_98_100,TMhelix_101_123,Inside_124_127,TMhelix_128_145,Outside_146_149,TMhelix_150_172,Inside_173_184,TMhelix_185_207,Outside_208_240,TMhelix_241_263,Inside_264_275,TMhelix_276_298,Outside_299_301,TMhelix_302_324,Inside_325_335,TMhelix_336_358,Outside_359_387) — MTTLVGVTSSVALVFQAARTVGASPAQISSWILALGVGIGVTSITLSLRYRAPVVMAWSTPGAAMLAASARDVPLSEAVGAFLIASALTMLVGVTGWFERAVNLIPAPIASALLAGILLRFGIDLFTAMRAHLWLILAMLVTYLLCKRLLPRYAVLIALATGTLLTVVQGSFQLDTVRLAVATPVFVWPSWSPATTISLAIPLFVITMTSQNLPGVVTLRAHGYRTPVSPILSWSGLANSVLAPFGCFGINLAAITAALCMGPDAHEDPAQRYRAGIVSGVFYLVLGLFGATLGSLIAALPGALITAIAGIGLLDTIGGSLATATAEPATRNAALIAFLVTASGVSILGIASVFWGLITGVSAHSILGRPAPSPPVTGQTADQPNER; from the coding sequence GTGACGACACTGGTCGGTGTCACGAGCTCGGTGGCCCTCGTCTTCCAAGCGGCCAGAACTGTCGGCGCGAGCCCGGCCCAGATCTCCTCGTGGATCCTCGCGCTCGGTGTCGGCATCGGCGTCACCTCGATCACGTTGTCCTTACGCTATCGAGCGCCGGTGGTCATGGCCTGGTCGACCCCCGGCGCCGCCATGCTCGCCGCAAGCGCACGGGATGTCCCGCTGTCCGAGGCCGTCGGGGCCTTCCTGATCGCTTCGGCTCTTACGATGCTCGTCGGAGTCACGGGATGGTTCGAACGCGCTGTGAACCTCATCCCGGCGCCGATCGCCTCGGCACTGCTGGCAGGCATACTGCTGCGGTTCGGCATCGACCTGTTCACCGCGATGCGCGCCCACCTCTGGCTGATCCTCGCGATGCTGGTGACCTATCTGCTCTGCAAGCGGCTGCTACCGCGCTACGCGGTGCTCATCGCGCTGGCGACGGGGACACTGCTTACGGTCGTCCAGGGCTCTTTCCAGCTCGATACCGTGCGCCTGGCCGTCGCTACGCCGGTTTTCGTGTGGCCCTCCTGGTCGCCTGCCACGACCATCAGTCTCGCGATCCCGCTGTTCGTCATCACGATGACCTCGCAGAACCTGCCAGGTGTGGTGACGCTGCGGGCTCACGGGTACCGGACACCGGTATCACCGATCCTGTCCTGGTCCGGCCTCGCGAACTCGGTACTCGCCCCGTTCGGCTGTTTCGGTATCAACCTCGCCGCGATCACGGCCGCTCTGTGCATGGGGCCCGATGCTCACGAGGATCCGGCCCAGCGCTACCGAGCCGGCATCGTATCGGGGGTGTTTTACTTGGTACTCGGTCTTTTCGGCGCCACTCTCGGAAGTCTCATCGCCGCGTTGCCCGGCGCGCTCATCACCGCGATCGCCGGGATCGGACTGCTGGACACCATCGGGGGGTCGCTGGCGACCGCGACCGCCGAGCCCGCGACCAGGAACGCAGCGCTGATCGCCTTCCTCGTCACCGCCTCAGGGGTGTCGATCCTCGGTATCGCTTCGGTTTTCTGGGGACTGATCACGGGAGTCAGCGCTCACTCGATCCTCGGCCGACCCGCACCGAGTCCCCCGGTGACTGGGCAGACGGCGGATCAGCCGAACGAACGGTGA